GGGGTTCGGCGTGTGGAGCCTGGTGTGGAGGACCATTACTGCCAACCTGCTGACCACGGCCCTGCTCTGGGCCTGGAACCGCTGGCATCCGGCCAGGTTGTTCGACTACCAAGCATTTAAGGAGCATTTCAGGTTCGGGTACAAGCTTCTGTTGAGCAACCTGATCAACACCATCTACCAGAACGTATACTACCTGTTGATCGGCAAATATTTCAGCGCCGTTCAGCTTGGCTACTACGTCAAGGCCGAAGAATTTAGCAACCTGCCGTCATCCAACATCACCAACGTGATCCAGAGGGTCAGCTACCCGGTGCTTTCCCAGCTGCAGGACGAGCCCCAAAAGATGAAGAACGGGTTCAAGAAGATCATCAAAAGCACCATGTACATATCCTTTGTGCTGATGATGGGGCTGGCGGCCGCGGCCAAACCCCTGGTGATCACCCTGATCGGCCAGAAATGGGAGACCTCCGTGGTCTACCTCCAGTTGCTTTGCTTCTCCGCCATGCTTTACCCCCTGCATGCCCTGAACCTGAACGTTCTGAACGTAAAGGGACGCTCCGACCTGGCCCTGAAGATCGAAATAATCAAAAAATCACTTATCATCCCCATCGTCCTGGGCACCATGCTCCTGGGCATAAAGGCCATGCTGACGGGCATGATCTTCATCTCCTTCGCCGCCTTTTTCCTGAACGCCTATTATTCCGGGCGGCTGATAAACTATGGGATCAAAGAGCAGGTCAACGATATCCTGCCGTCCTTTCTGATCGGGGCGGCGGTTGGGGTCATGGTGTTCCTTGAGGCCGGCCTCATCAAATCAAGCTTTCTGGTCATCCTGGCGGTCCAGATAGCATCTGGAGCATTACTGACGGTCCTGATCTCGGAAACATTCAAATACGGCCCCTACCTGGAAATGAAATCGCTGATAAACGACAAACTGAAGAGACGATGACAAACCAGATCAAAGCGCTGATAAAAGAGATAGTGCCGGATTTTCTGCTGAGGGAGGCCAGGCTGCGGCTAAGGGGCCGGAAGCATTACTGCCCGGTATGCCGGAATAAAGTGTACCGGTTCCAGGGCATGTCCGAACAGTATTTCGAACAATGGCTGAAATATCGTTACATCCACAGCCTCTTCAACTTTGAGACCACCAACATCGTCGCCTACGCCTGCCCCTTGTGCGGGGCCAGCGACAGGGACCGATTGTACGCGGTATTTCTGGCCGGGTACCTGGAGGGAAAAGAAACCAGGTTCCTGGAGATCGCCCCGGCCAAACCCTTGGCAAGATACATCCGCTCCTTTCCCGGGGTAAAATACCGGTCGGCAGATTTACATATGCCGGAGGCGGACGACAAGGTGGACATCACGGATATGGCAATCTACCCGGACGAAAGTTTTGATTTTATTTTGTGCTCCCATATCCTGGAGCACATCGAGGACGACAGCCAAGCCTTAAGGGAGCTTTACCGAGTGTTGTCCCGGAAGGGAAAGGGGATACTGATGTCCCCGGTCAATCTGGGGCTGGAGGCTGATTACGAGATAAAAGGACCGCTGACCGAGCCTGAAAGATGGCATCACTATGGTCAGGGGGACCACGTCCGGACTTATTCCAAAAAGGGGTTTATGGAAAAAATAAGAAACGTGGGGTTTCTGATCGAGGAGGTCACCGCGGCCAACTACGGCCAACAAGTATTTGAACGGTGTGGGATACTTGAAGGCTCGGTGCTGTATGTGGTATCAAAAGAATAAAGACGGCCGGGCCAAACCACCTGCCGGCATCCATAAAAACGAAAAATAAGATCGACCATGAATAAGCCAATATTAGTCACCCAGCCCTTTCTGCCGCCCTTGGAGGAGTTTGAGTCGTATCTCAAGGACATTTGGGAAACCAAATGGGTCACCAACAACGGCAAGTACCATCAGGAGCTGGAGCAGGCCCTGTGCGATTATTTGGGAGTAAAGTATCTCTCGCTTTTCTCCAATGGCACCCTGGCTTTGATAACCGCCCTGCAGGCCCTGAAGATCACTGGAGAAGTAATCACCACCCCCTTCAGTTTTGTGGCCACCGCCCATTCCATCTGGTGGAACAACATCAAGCCGGTCTTTGCCGACATTGAACCTGAATATTTCAACCTTGATCCGGACAAGGTGGAGGCGGCCATCTCCCCCCAAACCACCGCCATCATGCCGGTCCATGTCTATGGCAATCCCTGCCAGGTGGAAAAGTTCCAAAAAATTGCCCAGACCTATGGGCTGAAAATCATCTACGATGCCTGCCATACCTTTGGGGTGAATGTTGACGGCCGGTCGGTGCTGACCTTCGGCGATCTTTCGGTGCTGAGCTTTCATGCAACCAAGGTCTATCATACCTTTGAGGGAGGGGCCATTGTCTGCCACGATCCGGAAACCAAAAAACGGATTGACAATCTGAAGAATTTCGGATTTGTGGATGAAACTACGGTGGTGGCGCCGGGCATCAACGCCAAGATGAATGAGGTTCAGGCCGCCATGGGTTTGCTGCAGTTGAAATATATAGACAGCAACGTTGAAAAACGGCGGCAGATCGCCGGACTTTACCGGGAAGGCCTTAAAGGCATAGCCGGGCTGTCTTATATGAACGATATGTCCGGGGTAAAACATTGCTACTCATACTTTCCCGTTTTAATAGACAAAAATATGTTCGGCCGGTCCCGGGATGAAGTTTATGACCAACTTAAAAAACACAATATATTCGGGCGGAGATATTTTTACCCCCTGATCAGTCAGTTCCCCACCTACCGGGGTTTGGATTCCGCCCAGCCCGGGAAAATGCCGGTGGCCGAAAAAGTGGCCGAAGAAGTGCTTTGCCTGCCGATATATCCGGAGCTGGAGACCGGGTCCATAAAGCAGCTCTGTTCAATTATGAAAGCCGGTTAAACCAGGTTTCCGGTCCGCCGATCATCTAAAAATCAGCAACATTATAACGAAACACCAACATGACATCTTTTTATTCAAAGGAAGAACTGTCCCGTCTGGGGCTGAATAGTTTCGGCGAAAATGTTTTGATAAGCCGAAAATGCAGCATTTACGGGGCTTCAACCATCAGCCTGGGAAGCAATGTCCGGATCGATGATTTCTGCATCCTTTCGGGCCGGGTCAATCTGGGCTCCCACATTCATATAGGCTCCTTCTGCGGGTTGTTCGGCAGCAAGGGAATTACAATGGGTGATTTTTCAGGGCTTTCGGCCCGGGTCACGATCTACAGCGAATCGGATGATTACATGGGGGCTGGTTTGACCAGCCCGGTGATACCCGACCGATTCCGGGTGGTTAAGGGTTCTCCGGTGGAGATCGGGAAGCATGCTCTGATAGGTTGCGGGGCGTTGATACTGCCAGGGGGAAATTTGAGCGAAGGATCGGTTTTGGGGGCGATGTCGTTACTGAAAACCACCACCGATCCCTGGCATATATACGCAGGTGTTCCCGCCAAGAAATTAAAGCTTCGGGAAAAGGAAACCATGCTGAATTTTGAAAAAGAATACTTAAAATGAAGCAAATAGTCAGAAACGTTAAAATCATCGGCACCGGCTCCTATGTGCCCGAAAAGGTCTACACCAACGAATACCTGTCGACGATCGTTCCCACCACCCCCGAGTGGATCTTTGAAAATTTGGGGATCAGGGAAAGAAGAATCGCCGGGGAGCATGAATGCACCAGCGATCTGGCCGCCCAGGCCGGCCTAAAGGCAGTCGAACACGCGGGCCTGAAGGTCGGCGACATAGATCTGATCATAGTGGCTACTTCCACCCCCGACCGGCTGGCGCCATCCACCGCCGCCATCGTCCAGGACAAGATCCAGGCCTATAACGCAGTTGCCTTCGATATCGCCGCGGTCTGCAGCGGGTTCTTGTTCGGGATGTCAGTGGCCACCCAGTACATCGCCGCCGGAGTGTATGACAACATCCTGGTGATAGGGGCCGACACCTTTTCCAAGATCACCGACTGGAGCCGCCGGGATTGCGTGTTCTTCGGAGACGGGGCTGGTGCCGCCGTCATCACCCACGGCAATGTCAATGAGGGTTTTTTAGCCACCAGGCTCTACACCGACGGCCGGGGAAAATGGCATTTTACCATCCCAGCCGGCGGTTCCGAGAATCCGGCCAGCCAGGAAACGGTCAAAAATAAAATGCACTATTTTCAGATGAACGGGGCAGAGGTCTACAAAACAGCCACCATCGTCCTGCCGAAGGCCATCAATCAGGTGCTGGCCGACACCGGCCTTTCGATCTCCGATGTGGCCATGCTGATCCCCCACCAACCCTCCATAAAAATACTTCAAAAAACAGCCGAGCTGATCGGACTGCCCATTGAGAAGGTGATGACCAACATGGACAAGTACGCCAACACCAGTGGCGGCACCATCCCCATTCTGCTGGATGAGGTGAACCGGGCCGGCAAATTAAAGCCCGGCGACCTGGTCCTTTTTGCGGCGGTCGGTTCCGGCTGGACCTACGGAGCGTCAATTTTAAAATGGTCGTGATATGATAATTGTAACAGGCTCAGCCCGGGGGATCGGGAAGCATCTCTTCGAGCATTTCCCGGAGGATGAAGTTTTGGGAATTTACCACCAAACTTCCCCGGCAAATCCCCGGTCCAACTCCCATAAACTGGACATCGGCTGCGAGAGAGAGGTGGATCTGTTTTTTAAGGAACACGGTCCCAGGCTGTCGAATATTGTATTAATAAACTGCGCCGGCATCTCCTACAATTCGGCGGCCCACAAGGCCGACCTGGCTCAGTGGAAGAAGGTGGTGGAGATCAATCTTTTTGCCACTTTCAACCTGATCAGGAATGTGTTGCCCATAATGCGAAAAGACAATTACGGCAGAATAATCAATTTTTCTTCCGTGGTCGCCCAAAGGGGCGCGGCCGGGACCAGCGCCTATGCCGCCTCAAAATCCGCCCTATGGGGGCTGGCCAAAGCCATCGCCGTGGAGAACGGCAGCCGGAATATAACCATCAACAACATCAATCTGGGCTATTGCGAAACCGGGATGATCGAGCAGGTCCCGGATCCGGCCAAGGAAGAGATCTTGAGGCAAATACCCTGCCACAGTTTATGCCCCATGACCGATTTGATCAAAACCGTGGAATACATCATGGCGACCCCATATTTAAACGGCTCTTCCATTGATCTGAATGGAGGCTTGTTTTAAAACCCAAGGCCAATAGCCAAAAGAAAAGATATAAATGGTTTTGAAAACTTCCCCGCTGGTCAGCATCGTCTGCACCACATACAACCAAATAAAATACATCAAAAAAGCCATAGACGGGTTTTTGATGCAGCAGACTGATTTCCCGGTAGAGATCGTGATCCATGATGACGCCTCGACCGACGGTACTGACCGGATAATCAGGGAATATGCCGGCAAGTATCCGGAATTGATATTTCCGATATTCCAGACGGAGAACCAATTCGCCCGGGGTAACGGCCTGGTGGCCATCAAGGCCTTTGGGGCCGCCCGCGGCAAATACATCGCCCTATGTGAAGGAGATGACTACTGGACCGACCGGCACAAACTGCAAAAACAGGTGGATTTTCTGGAGTCAAATCCGGATTATTCGATCTGTTTCCACCGGGTTAAACTAGCATATCCACTCAACATCTCCAACCTCATCAGGCGACGGCGATCTAAAGGCAGCATCAAAGAAACAACGACCATAACGGACCTCTGCCGCAACAACTATATATACACCGCGTCCTGCGTGTTCCAAAACCGCCTGACCGGCCCTCTCCCACAGTGGTTTGAACAGGTGCTGCCATTGGATTGGCCATACTTTGTGCTGGCTGCCCGTCACGGCAAGATCAAATTTATTAAAAAAACCATGGCAGTCTACCGGATTCACCAGGCCGGGATCTGGGGAGGGACCTCCGCCGTAAAAAAATGGCAGCGGGAGATCGAGATGCTGCAGCATCTGGGGGACTTTCTGAACCGCTCCGACTGCCAGACGGCCGTTGATGAAGCGATCCGGGAAAGGCAGGAGGCTATTGCAAAAGAATCCAGCAAGAAAGCCTGATGTAGAAATATGATGCGTTTGCCGGTAAGGTCAATAGGATCCAGCCAAAATGATAAAACCGGGGATTTTGGGGCAGGCTTTAAAAATCCATCAATGAGTGCAAAGGATAAAAGATGAATATTGCCGCCGTTGTGGTTTTGTATAAATGCCGCCCGGACCAATCCCCCGCCATCGCCTCTTTGGTCCGCTCCTGGGGGCATAGGGCCGATGGCGAACTGAAGCTAAAACTGATCATCTATGACAACAGCCCAGAACCGCAAAAAATTTCTGTTTCCCTGCCTTTCGACCATCAATATTTCCACGATGCCGCCAACGGCGGCCTGGCGGCGGCTTATAACTTTGCCCTGCAAACCGACCCGGAAGACAATTACCAGTGGCTGCTGCTGCTGGACCAGGACTCGGAACTCCCGGTAAACTTTGCGGCCCTGACCGCCCAGGCCCTGTCGGAGGCCGGCCGGATGGGCGAAGTGGCGGCTATAATCCCCCAAGCCGTCCATGGGGACAGGCCCCTGTCGCCGGCCCTGCTGCAGTGGTGGGGCGGGGTCAGGCCGGTTTCAAAGCCGGTCCCGGGGATCTGCCCCGGCCCGGTTACGGCCATCAACTCCGGCACTCTGCTGAGGAGATCATTCCTGTCGGAGATCGGGGGCTTCAACCTTTCTTTCAAACTGGACTATCTGGACCACTGGATGTTCGCCGAAATGAACCGGCGCGGCAAAAAAACATATTTATCACAGGCGGTGATCAGCCATGACCTGTCGACCTGGCATGGCTCCGGTTCGGTTTCGCCGGAGCGGTACCGGTCCATCCTTGAGGCGGAGACGTTGTTTTACCGGATCACCCGGAGCCGGACCACCTATCTGTTCCATCTGCTGAACCTGGCCCTTAGAGCCGGCCGGCAGTATTTAAAAGGAGACAAACAATTGTACCCTTTGACCCTCCGGCATCTTGGCCATGCAGTCACCAATCGGTAGGACATTATGAAGCGAATGATCATTGCCTCAATAACTGTTCTGGTCTGGATATACTGCGGCATAGCCTTTTTTGACCCGGCGGATTTCATCCTGGGGGCCAAGCTCCCGGTTTTTGCCATGGCCCTGCTGCTCTTCCTGTTATTGAATACTATGGACCGGCTGGCCTTGCCGAAGGACCTGTTGTTCCGGATATTTTTACTGGCCTTCCTGATCCCGGCCATTTCGCTGACAGTCTTCTTGATCCGCCATCCCGGCCAGAGCCTGACCGACAGCTTTTCCCTGGTGAAGGGGTTGTGGGCGGTGCTGCTGATATTCCCCGTGGCGGCGGCGGGGGTGGACCTTAGAAAACCGGTGTTTGCCTGCATTGGGGCCATGGCCGCCACCATCCTCGGCCTGCGGGTTTGCCTGGCATTCAATCCGGCGCTTTATAAAAGCATAACTTCCTTTTTGGTCGATTATAACGTGGCCCGGATCGGGTCCCGCAGCTTCGGGGAAATTGACGTGGTGATGATATTTTTTGTCACCACGCCACTGGTGATCATCAGCGTTCCTTTTTTAATCAACCTGATATTCGGCAGATCGAACACCGCCTGGCATAAGTTTGCGGCAGTCCTGTTCCTGGGCCTTATTCTGTCGGCCTCATTCGTTTCGGCCGCCCGGGCCCTGACCATTGTTCTGCTGCTTGAATGCCTGGCCTGTTTTGTGTACCTCAACCGGCGCCGGGGGGTGCTGGTGGCAGGGTCCTTGGCGCTGGCGGCGATCTTTTTGGCGGCGGGCCTGATGATGGTTCAGAAGACGACGCTGCTTTCGTCCGGCGAACAATCGAACTCGACCAAGATCGGACATTTCAAATCGTTCACGGAATACATCAACGATCATCCGGCGGTGCTTTTGACCGGCGACGGTTTGGGGGCCACCTACTTCAGCGGCGCTCCGGACGTGGGCAAGGAGGTCTATCAGACCGAACTTACCTATATAGACATGGTGCGTTACTTTGGCCTGGCCGGGAGCCTCTTCATCCTGCTGCTGCTGGGCGCGCCGCTTCTGCTGCCGGCCAACAACGGATTGCTGTTCATCGGCCTGATGTCCTATTTGATCGTGGCCGGGAACAACCCCCTGTTGTTCAATTCCACCGGGATGCTGGCGATGGTCTTTTTTTGGTCCCAGCAGCTGAGATACTCAAAAAACAACGCCATTCGGCCAACCCCCGCCCCGGGGCATTAACCGTCACATTTGTTGGAGCGGCAGGACAATGGACAAGGAGCGCACGCCGGAGATCAGCGTGATCATAGTCAACTGGAACGGACGGGCCCTGCTGGAAGAATGCCTGCAATCCCTGGAGGACCAGACCTTTCAGGACTTTGAGATAATTTTGGTTGACAACGGCTCCACCGACGGCTCGGCGGCCTGGGTGGAAAAAAATCATCCCCGGGTGCGCCTGCTGGCCCTGGGATCGAACACGGGTTTCAGCGCCGGGAACAATGCCGGGCTGGACCTGGCCAGGGGTGAATTCATAGCCCTTTTGAACAACGACACCAAGGCGGAGGCCGGCTGGCTGGAGGCGCTTTACCGGGGGATCTGCTCCGACGGGCGCATTGCCGCCTGCGACTCCATGGTCCTTTATTACGACCAGCCGGGACTGATCTGGAGCGCAGGAGGCGTTTATACCATCGCCGGGTCGGTTTCACCCCGGCTCTATCAGCAGCCGGACAGGGGGCCGGGGCAGGGGCCTCAGGATGTTTTCATTGCCGTGGCCTGCGCGGCCATTTACCGGATGAAGGTCGTCCGGGAGATAGGTCTGTTCGATGAAGCCTATTTTAACGGATATGAAGATGTGGACTGGTCGTTTAGGGCTCATTTGTCGGGTCACCGGATCGTCAACGTTCCGGCCGCCCGGGTTTACCACAAGGTATCCTCGACCCAGATCCACAACAGCCCGGATTTCGTCTATAACGGCCAGCGCAATGTCAGCGCCACGTTCATAAAGAACATGCCGGGCTGGTTGTTTTTCAAATACCTTCCCCTGCATTTGGCGTATGCCCTGGGAAGTTTTTGGTATTTTGCCAAGGTCGGACAGGCCGGCGCCTTTCTCCGCGCCAAGCGGGACCTGGTCCGCCAGATCCCGGCGCTGGTTTCCCAAAGAAACGCCATCCAAACCGGAAAGACTGTTTCCTCCGGCGCCATAGACGGGTTGCTGGAGAAGAACTGGCTGACGGCCAAGGTCAGCAAATACAGGAAAAACGACCATGCCAAAGGATAAGGAAAGCAAAATGGGAAAACGCCGGGGATCGGCCGCATGAAAAACCGCGCCGCAGCCGTTCTGGATCAGATAATAGACCTGTCGATGGTGGGCTTCGCGGCCTCGCTGCCGGTGTCCATCGCCTTCACCCAAAGCTCGCTGTTCGCGGGCTGGGTGGCCTGGCTGGTGAAGTGCGGGGTGGAAAAACGGTGGAACGGGTTCAAGACCCCGCTGGACCTGGGCTTTGCGCTGTTCCTGGCCTCGGCCCTGCTTTCCACCGTCTTCTCGCTTTCCCCCGGGGAGAGCTTCGTCAGCCTTAAAAAATTCTACCTGCTGTCGGCCGCATATTTCATAGGGTTCAATGTCAAAAGCCCGGCCCGGCTGCTGGAACTGGTGAAACTGTTCCTGGGGATGACCGCTTTGACCGGGGTCTACGGCCTGGTGATGTTCGGGTTTGGGTACCAGCCCCGGCTGCTGGCCGCCCAGGGCATGGCCCTGACCTCCGGCGGGATGTTCATGATGGCCGGGCTGCTGTCGCTGGCCTGGCTTTGGCAGCCGCCCCAGTTTCAGGACAGATGGCAAAGGGCTAAAGACTGGGCCATGGCGGCCCTGCTTTTAGCCAGTTTGATGTTCACCAAAACCATCAGCTCCTGGTTTGGTTTTATGGCGGGGTTCCCCCTGCTGGTCAGGTCCCGGTGGAAACGGGCCACCATGTATTCGCTTATCGCCCTGCTTTTGGCCGGGATATTTTACAGCGCCAACAACCCCAGCCTGTCATTCAAAATATTCAATGTCAACAAGTCCGTCTCCTGGAACCTCCGGCTGAGTTATTGGCGGATGGGATGGCAGCTGGTCAAGGAACGGCCGGTGCTGGGGACGGGAATGATAGACCTGGCCAAACTGCTGAAGGCCAAAAGGGTGCCGGCGGACGACTGGATCTGGCAGGGGGCTCCGATGGCCGGGCATCTGCACAACAACTTCATCCAGATCACCGCCACCCGGGGGTTTGCCGGCCTGGCCGCCTTTGTTTTCATGTGGTTCACGATCTTTGCCCTGGCGGCAAAGCTGATGAGGTCCAGGCACCGCCTGACCGCCATTATTGCCGGGGGGATAACGGCGGTGCTGATAGGGTTTCAGGTGAACGGGCTGGCGGAATGGAATTTCAGCGACTCGGAGGTGGTGACCATCGTCTGGTTCCTGGCGGGCCTGTTGCTGGCGCTGGAGCGCTTTGAACGCGGGGAAGGACGGAGCGCCGGAGGCTGAATGTGGAAGACTGGATACTGGATGCTGGATGCTGGACAATGAGCACGGGATGCCGTGAATTGTGAATCGTAAAAGCAGTTTATCAAAACAAAATGAAGATCACCATCATCACCGTGGCCTATAATTCCGCCGGGACCATCGAAGACACCATCCGCTCCGTCCTGTCGCAAACCCATCCGGACATCGAGTACATAGTGGTGGACGGCGGGTCGACCGACGGGACGCTGGCCATAGTTGACAAGTACCGCGGCAGAATAGCCAGGTCGGTTTCCGGGCCGGACCAGGGCATATACGACGCCATGAACAAGGGCCTGGCCCTGGCCACGGGCGAGGTCGTCGGGTTTTTGAACTCCGATGATTTTTACGCCCGGAACACGGCCGTTGAAGAGGTGGCCCGGGCGATGCAGAACAGCGAGCTGGGCGCCTGCTATGCCGACCTGGTCTATGTAAGGCAGAACAAAACGGACCAGATCGTCCGTTACTGGAGATCCAGCCCCTACCGGGCCGGGCGGTTCGGAAAGGGGTGGGTGCCTCCGCACCCCACCTTTTTTGCCCGGCGTTCAGCCTATGCCCAACTGGGGGGATATGACATAAGTTTTCCGGTGGCCG
This genomic window from bacterium contains:
- a CDS encoding lipopolysaccharide biosynthesis protein, with amino-acid sequence MSLKQKTLTGLTWSVIDNISNLGIQFVVGIILARLLSPVEFGLVGMTTIFISVSLLFIDSGFSQSLIRKKECTQADYSTVFYFNLLASLALYVLLFFLAGPISRFFNEPKLAEIIRVVGLVLIIGSLSIIQRTTLVKKIDFKLQTKISVVSSLVSGAVAIYLALAGFGVWSLVWRTITANLLTTALLWAWNRWHPARLFDYQAFKEHFRFGYKLLLSNLINTIYQNVYYLLIGKYFSAVQLGYYVKAEEFSNLPSSNITNVIQRVSYPVLSQLQDEPQKMKNGFKKIIKSTMYISFVLMMGLAAAAKPLVITLIGQKWETSVVYLQLLCFSAMLYPLHALNLNVLNVKGRSDLALKIEIIKKSLIIPIVLGTMLLGIKAMLTGMIFISFAAFFLNAYYSGRLINYGIKEQVNDILPSFLIGAAVGVMVFLEAGLIKSSFLVILAVQIASGALLTVLISETFKYGPYLEMKSLINDKLKRR
- a CDS encoding class I SAM-dependent methyltransferase, giving the protein MTNQIKALIKEIVPDFLLREARLRLRGRKHYCPVCRNKVYRFQGMSEQYFEQWLKYRYIHSLFNFETTNIVAYACPLCGASDRDRLYAVFLAGYLEGKETRFLEIAPAKPLARYIRSFPGVKYRSADLHMPEADDKVDITDMAIYPDESFDFILCSHILEHIEDDSQALRELYRVLSRKGKGILMSPVNLGLEADYEIKGPLTEPERWHHYGQGDHVRTYSKKGFMEKIRNVGFLIEEVTAANYGQQVFERCGILEGSVLYVVSKE
- a CDS encoding DegT/DnrJ/EryC1/StrS family aminotransferase codes for the protein MNKPILVTQPFLPPLEEFESYLKDIWETKWVTNNGKYHQELEQALCDYLGVKYLSLFSNGTLALITALQALKITGEVITTPFSFVATAHSIWWNNIKPVFADIEPEYFNLDPDKVEAAISPQTTAIMPVHVYGNPCQVEKFQKIAQTYGLKIIYDACHTFGVNVDGRSVLTFGDLSVLSFHATKVYHTFEGGAIVCHDPETKKRIDNLKNFGFVDETTVVAPGINAKMNEVQAAMGLLQLKYIDSNVEKRRQIAGLYREGLKGIAGLSYMNDMSGVKHCYSYFPVLIDKNMFGRSRDEVYDQLKKHNIFGRRYFYPLISQFPTYRGLDSAQPGKMPVAEKVAEEVLCLPIYPELETGSIKQLCSIMKAG
- a CDS encoding acyltransferase, which produces MTSFYSKEELSRLGLNSFGENVLISRKCSIYGASTISLGSNVRIDDFCILSGRVNLGSHIHIGSFCGLFGSKGITMGDFSGLSARVTIYSESDDYMGAGLTSPVIPDRFRVVKGSPVEIGKHALIGCGALILPGGNLSEGSVLGAMSLLKTTTDPWHIYAGVPAKKLKLREKETMLNFEKEYLK
- a CDS encoding beta-ketoacyl-ACP synthase III; this translates as MKQIVRNVKIIGTGSYVPEKVYTNEYLSTIVPTTPEWIFENLGIRERRIAGEHECTSDLAAQAGLKAVEHAGLKVGDIDLIIVATSTPDRLAPSTAAIVQDKIQAYNAVAFDIAAVCSGFLFGMSVATQYIAAGVYDNILVIGADTFSKITDWSRRDCVFFGDGAGAAVITHGNVNEGFLATRLYTDGRGKWHFTIPAGGSENPASQETVKNKMHYFQMNGAEVYKTATIVLPKAINQVLADTGLSISDVAMLIPHQPSIKILQKTAELIGLPIEKVMTNMDKYANTSGGTIPILLDEVNRAGKLKPGDLVLFAAVGSGWTYGASILKWS
- a CDS encoding SDR family oxidoreductase, yielding MIIVTGSARGIGKHLFEHFPEDEVLGIYHQTSPANPRSNSHKLDIGCEREVDLFFKEHGPRLSNIVLINCAGISYNSAAHKADLAQWKKVVEINLFATFNLIRNVLPIMRKDNYGRIINFSSVVAQRGAAGTSAYAASKSALWGLAKAIAVENGSRNITINNINLGYCETGMIEQVPDPAKEEILRQIPCHSLCPMTDLIKTVEYIMATPYLNGSSIDLNGGLF
- a CDS encoding glycosyltransferase, whose protein sequence is MVLKTSPLVSIVCTTYNQIKYIKKAIDGFLMQQTDFPVEIVIHDDASTDGTDRIIREYAGKYPELIFPIFQTENQFARGNGLVAIKAFGAARGKYIALCEGDDYWTDRHKLQKQVDFLESNPDYSICFHRVKLAYPLNISNLIRRRRSKGSIKETTTITDLCRNNYIYTASCVFQNRLTGPLPQWFEQVLPLDWPYFVLAARHGKIKFIKKTMAVYRIHQAGIWGGTSAVKKWQREIEMLQHLGDFLNRSDCQTAVDEAIRERQEAIAKESSKKA
- a CDS encoding glycosyltransferase family 2 protein translates to MDKERTPEISVIIVNWNGRALLEECLQSLEDQTFQDFEIILVDNGSTDGSAAWVEKNHPRVRLLALGSNTGFSAGNNAGLDLARGEFIALLNNDTKAEAGWLEALYRGICSDGRIAACDSMVLYYDQPGLIWSAGGVYTIAGSVSPRLYQQPDRGPGQGPQDVFIAVACAAIYRMKVVREIGLFDEAYFNGYEDVDWSFRAHLSGHRIVNVPAARVYHKVSSTQIHNSPDFVYNGQRNVSATFIKNMPGWLFFKYLPLHLAYALGSFWYFAKVGQAGAFLRAKRDLVRQIPALVSQRNAIQTGKTVSSGAIDGLLEKNWLTAKVSKYRKNDHAKG
- a CDS encoding O-antigen ligase family protein translates to MKNRAAAVLDQIIDLSMVGFAASLPVSIAFTQSSLFAGWVAWLVKCGVEKRWNGFKTPLDLGFALFLASALLSTVFSLSPGESFVSLKKFYLLSAAYFIGFNVKSPARLLELVKLFLGMTALTGVYGLVMFGFGYQPRLLAAQGMALTSGGMFMMAGLLSLAWLWQPPQFQDRWQRAKDWAMAALLLASLMFTKTISSWFGFMAGFPLLVRSRWKRATMYSLIALLLAGIFYSANNPSLSFKIFNVNKSVSWNLRLSYWRMGWQLVKERPVLGTGMIDLAKLLKAKRVPADDWIWQGAPMAGHLHNNFIQITATRGFAGLAAFVFMWFTIFALAAKLMRSRHRLTAIIAGGITAVLIGFQVNGLAEWNFSDSEVVTIVWFLAGLLLALERFERGEGRSAGG
- a CDS encoding glycosyltransferase family 2 protein; protein product: MKITIITVAYNSAGTIEDTIRSVLSQTHPDIEYIVVDGGSTDGTLAIVDKYRGRIARSVSGPDQGIYDAMNKGLALATGEVVGFLNSDDFYARNTAVEEVARAMQNSELGACYADLVYVRQNKTDQIVRYWRSSPYRAGRFGKGWVPPHPTFFARRSAYAQLGGYDISFPVAADFELMVRFLARHQLRSAYLPQLLVCMRTGGASNGGPGSIIRQNLEIYRALKKNFQPVSPLYPLYKLIEKNSQFFKRPGSGLPDPGIFKEGGS